CAGAGTCGCTCTTCGTCATTTGTCATGGATGAAAACTCCCTGCTTGCAACAGAAAGATACGTCAAACAGAACCCTGTCAAATCAGGAATAGTGACATACCCGGCATATTACAGATGAAGCAGCACCTTAGCCCACCTTGCAGCCGAAGATGACCATTCGGCTAAGACTGTTCTACCACTCAAGTTGGTAACGGATTAGCGTTCATTCCTTGATGGCAAAGAAGAGGACTGCCTCAAAACAACGATACACCAACAAGAGATAGGTATGGTGTCCCCCTATTTCATCCCCCTATTTCAAGAAGCGACTTTATTCGTTGGCAACAAAGAACTCCGGACCGGGCTACTTGGTGAGTATTGCTTTATTGCGCCTGAATTAAGGATGAAGTTGCTTATGGCATAAGCCCTTCTCCTAGATGACCAATGGCACGATTTGCCTGCTGGTAGCCGCTCGGTATGTTGGACTCTCTCTCACCAAGGTCGGGATCGTCAGTTCTTCTGAAAATAGACAGATGGATCAGCACAAACACGCATTTCATATCCAGAGACAGTCTCCTGTAAATACGGTCCTCTTGCTGCAGTTGGTGCCGAGTTGAAGACGACTGCTTAGGAAAGTCCTTTAGACGACACTGTTTTTTGACTGCCCTGTATCCATTGCAGGAAGAGACATGTGGCCCAAGAGGTCAGAGCAGAAGAAAAGATCCACCCCTCAATTTCGTCACGCCTTATCCTCTTCTGGAAGTTGATCGAACTTAGGGACTTTCTCCAACTTTTCATCCCAGTTAGCCTTTTTGGAATAGAAAATATGACCATCAGGTTGAAGCGGCACATCACAATCAAGACTCCCCGCCGGAACAACAAGGAGCGTCCCTCCCATCTGAAGGTTTGGAAGAGCCGACCCGCAATCAATGCAGAAACTCTTGATATGCCCGGTTGAATTAAAATCAAATGTTCTCACGTTGTCCTCACCAGACTTCCACCGCAGTCTGGCTGTCGATGAAAAAAGATTTGCCGCATGCGCTGAGCCTGTATCCTTACGACAACGCTCACAATGACAGAGGAAAAAACTATCAAATTCTCCGTTAATCTCGAAAGCAACCTTACCACAAAGACATGTCCCTACATACTTCACTAGACCACCTCTGAATAGTCGCCGTTGATGCCGTCAGAACAGATGGCATACCAAGTTGAACAGTTGACGAATAGGGAGTTTTCTCCATTCCTCAACTCATGATTTCGCTCCCGACCAACTCGATTAACGAGTCGCCAAAAGAAACTTTCATTCTCAAAAAAAATATCCATGTGCAGTGGAAACTGAACACGAGGAACAGAATATATGCAAATATGAATTTTTTAAACAAACGCGCTTGCTTTTGATAATGAAAGTCGATATCAATTAAATCCATGACGTGTTCACACACAGCAAAGATAAGAAAAACACGCCATCCACAGGCAATATCCTTAGTGTGAAAAATGACAACAACAATCCGGGAGACCTCATGACATTCAGGACAAGCAT
The genomic region above belongs to uncultured Pseudodesulfovibrio sp. and contains:
- a CDS encoding GFA family protein, which produces MKYVGTCLCGKVAFEINGEFDSFFLCHCERCRKDTGSAHAANLFSSTARLRWKSGEDNVRTFDFNSTGHIKSFCIDCGSALPNLQMGGTLLVVPAGSLDCDVPLQPDGHIFYSKKANWDEKLEKVPKFDQLPEEDKA